The Mytilus trossulus isolate FHL-02 chromosome 3, PNRI_Mtr1.1.1.hap1, whole genome shotgun sequence genome contains a region encoding:
- the LOC134709597 gene encoding calmodulin-like, producing MAEQGLSEEQIAAIKHAFAIYDRGGEGVILTREIGTLMKSLGYNVPKDELVDIMNEVDFEGKGTIGIQEFMSVMVNRSKEEAFSKKLIDAFRVFDVRGKGVVDTDVVRHIFSSMEEEMPDEEIDEMLKEAKIDRDGNIKYEDFVRQIVR from the exons ATg GCAGAACAGGGGCTTTCTGAAGAACAGATAGCAG CTATTAAGCATGCCTTTGCTATCTACGATCGTGGTGGGGAAGGAGTTATTCTTACAAGAGAGATAGGAACACTCATGAAATCTCTGGGATACAACGTACCAAAAGATGAACTTGTTGATATCATGAACGAGGTTGATTTTGAAG GTAAAGGAACCATAGGAATACAAGAGTTTATGTCAGTAATGGTTAATAGATCAAAAGAAGAAGCGTTCTCTAAAAAGCTGATAGATGCCTTCCGAGTATTTGATGTCAGAGGAAAAGGTGTTGTTGACACTGATGTTGTTCGCCATATATTTTCTTCAATGGAAGAAGAAATGCCAGATGAGGAAATAGACGAAATGTTGAAGGAAGCTAAAATTGATAGGGATGGTAATATAAAGTATGAAG ATTTTGTTAGACAGATAGTTAGATGA